Below is a window of Candidatus Eisenbacteria bacterium DNA.
TCAGCCCTCGAACCGCTTCACTTGAGAACCGATTCCGGTCCCGTTGGGACCGATCGTCGACGCCGACTGGGCGCTCTATCATCTGAGCCGGGTGTTGTGGGACCCGATCGATCCGAGACGTCTGGGTTCGCTGGAGGACTCGTTGCAGTATCGCGTGAACGGCGAGGTCTATCGGTTCGCGAGTGCCGCGACGCTACGGCGCTTCATGCGCACGCCCGAGCTGTGGGCCGGTGTGGTGAGGGACCCCATCACCACGCGCCGATTCGTGCCGTCGAGTCGATCGCCCGCCGCTTACTGGTTCGGTGGTCCGTACTTCTTCGAGAGCGAGTCCACCAAGGCCGAGTTTCTCACTGATCCGGTGCGCTATCAGATCATCCGGCGCATGTAGCCTGCGCGCGCTCCTTGCGCTGACGCTCGCCTTCCTCGGCGCCGCGCCTTCGGTCGCCGCGGGCGTGAGTGCTCGCGAGCGCGCGATCGCAGCGCGCGTCGACGCCTCGGTGCCCGCCGGCCTCACGCTGCTCGAACGCACCGTGAACATGAACAGCGGAACGCTCAATCCAGACGGGGTTCGAAGCGTGGGACGCGCATTCACGCCCGCTTTCGAAGCGCTCGGCTTTCGGATCCGCTGGATCGACGGCGCGGCATGGGGACGCGCCGGGCATCTGGTCGCCACACGCGTCGGGCGCGCGGGTGGCGCGAACGCGAAACGACTGCACGTGCTGTTGATCGGACATCTCGACACCGTGTTCGAGCGCGACAGCCCATTCCAACGTTTCGAGCGCCTCACCGATTCGACGGCGAGCGGCCCCGGCGCAATCGACATGAAGGGCGGGATCGTCGTGATGTGGCTCGCGCTTCAGGCGCTCGAGGCCGCAGGCGAGCTCGAGCGACTCGACTGCACCGTGTTCCTGTGCGGCGACGAGGAACGCTCCGGTGAACCGCTGGCACTCGCGCGCCGCGACCTGATCGCGGCGGCCGATGCGGCCGATGTCGCGCTCGGCTTCGAGGACGGCGCCGGCGATCCGCGTACCGCGGTGGTGTCGCGACGCAGCTCGGGCGGGTGGGTGCTGCGAACCACCGGCAAGCCCTACCACTCGTCGCAGATCTTTCGCGCCGATGTCGGCTACGGCTCGATCTTCGAAGCCGCGCGCATTCTGAATGCGTGGCGGGACTCGCTCGCCGGTGAGGCGCTGCTCACCTTCAACCCGGGGGTGGTGCTCGGCGGTACGCGTGCCCACTACGACGAGGCCGCGGGCGGCGGCGGCGCGTTCGGCAAGACCAACGTGGTGGCC
It encodes the following:
- a CDS encoding M20/M25/M40 family metallo-hydrolase, whose amino-acid sequence is MRALLALTLAFLGAAPSVAAGVSARERAIAARVDASVPAGLTLLERTVNMNSGTLNPDGVRSVGRAFTPAFEALGFRIRWIDGAAWGRAGHLVATRVGRAGGANAKRLHVLLIGHLDTVFERDSPFQRFERLTDSTASGPGAIDMKGGIVVMWLALQALEAAGELERLDCTVFLCGDEERSGEPLALARRDLIAAADAADVALGFEDGAGDPRTAVVSRRSSGGWVLRTTGKPYHSSQIFRADVGYGSIFEAARILNAWRDSLAGEALLTFNPGVVLGGTRAHYDEAAGGGGAFGKTNVVAESTVVAGDLRALSLEQREAARAAMRRVAARNLPHASATLEFEDGYPPLAPSEGNRRLLAMYDQASRDLGHGPVAAVDPARAGAADISFCEGRVEMALDGIGLMGDGGHTVGEVADLRTLGSQARRVAVLLSRLGRGAK